One part of the Xylanimonas allomyrinae genome encodes these proteins:
- a CDS encoding HNH endonuclease gives MADVLVLNAGYEPLHRVSVRHAIHMLVRGVAVVEESVVGRTFGPYPLPRVLRLVRYVTMRWRYRRDHAPACTKAGVRARDGRCAYCGGPADTVDHVLPRSRGGASSWLNLVAACNTCNARKADRTPQEAGMELHLVPHIPDLSWRPAA, from the coding sequence ATGGCAGACGTGCTAGTCCTCAACGCCGGCTACGAGCCGTTGCACCGCGTGTCCGTGCGCCACGCGATCCACATGCTCGTGCGCGGGGTCGCGGTCGTCGAAGAGTCCGTCGTTGGGCGCACCTTCGGCCCCTACCCGCTGCCGCGCGTGCTACGCCTGGTGCGGTACGTGACCATGCGCTGGCGGTACCGGCGCGACCACGCCCCCGCCTGCACCAAAGCCGGTGTGCGTGCCCGCGACGGGCGGTGCGCCTACTGCGGCGGCCCCGCCGACACCGTCGACCACGTGCTGCCCCGGTCGCGCGGGGGAGCCTCCTCCTGGCTCAACCTCGTCGCCGCGTGCAACACGTGCAACGCCCGCAAGGCCGACCGGACGCCGCAGGAAGCCGGGATGGAGCTCCACCTCGTCCCGCACATCCCCGACCTGTCCTGGCGTCCCGCCGCCTGA
- a CDS encoding LysR family transcriptional regulator produces MPADLDLTRLRVLAAVARTGSVTAAARELGVAQPSVSHHLSRLESEAGLPLLERAGRGIHLTEAGRLLAVRAEEILGRVASVRLELDALAGLRAGRARLAAFPSALATIVPTAIAALVRDHPGLSVGLVEAEPPEAVDALAAGEVDVALVFEHSDVPHAGGVEDLARYSVTPVLDEPVHLVRPAADDDGSFPPLAALSESDWIAGCPRCRADLVARCGAAGFAPRITFETDDSMAVQALVAAGVGVSLLPELALRAHRSPGVVTSALPGARRRVLALTLGKPTPPARELLVRLVAAGAAHRGAPASAPSGAAASAGPPG; encoded by the coding sequence ATGCCCGCGGATCTCGACCTCACCCGCCTGCGCGTCCTCGCTGCGGTCGCCCGGACGGGCTCCGTCACGGCAGCCGCGCGCGAGCTCGGCGTGGCGCAGCCGTCGGTGAGCCACCATCTGTCCCGCCTGGAGTCGGAAGCGGGCCTGCCGCTGCTCGAACGCGCGGGACGCGGCATTCACCTCACCGAGGCGGGCCGCCTGCTGGCCGTGCGCGCCGAGGAGATCCTCGGCCGTGTCGCGAGCGTGCGCCTCGAGCTCGACGCGCTCGCCGGGCTGCGTGCGGGCCGTGCACGCCTCGCGGCGTTCCCGTCAGCGCTGGCGACCATCGTCCCGACGGCGATCGCCGCTCTCGTGCGCGACCATCCGGGGCTGAGCGTGGGGCTCGTCGAGGCCGAGCCGCCCGAGGCGGTCGATGCGCTGGCCGCGGGCGAGGTCGACGTCGCGCTCGTCTTCGAGCACTCCGACGTTCCGCACGCGGGCGGCGTCGAGGATCTCGCACGGTACTCGGTGACGCCCGTGCTCGACGAGCCGGTCCACCTGGTCCGCCCCGCTGCCGACGACGACGGCAGCTTCCCGCCGCTCGCGGCGCTCTCCGAGTCCGACTGGATCGCGGGCTGCCCGCGCTGCCGGGCCGACCTGGTCGCCCGTTGCGGGGCCGCCGGGTTCGCGCCGCGCATCACGTTCGAGACCGACGACTCGATGGCCGTGCAGGCGCTCGTCGCGGCGGGTGTCGGGGTCAGCCTGCTGCCCGAGCTCGCGTTGCGCGCCCACCGCTCGCCCGGCGTCGTCACCTCGGCTCTGCCGGGGGCGCGCCGGCGTGTGCTCGCGCTGACCCTGGGGAAGCCCACTCCCCCGGCGCGTGAGCTGCTGGTGAGGCTCGTCGCTGCCGGGGCGGCCCACCGGGGAGCTCCGGCTAGCGCACCATCCGGGGCAGCGGCGTCGGCTGGACCCCCGGGATGA
- a CDS encoding Fic family protein, with product MPPDGDGTLWQREYQAGDLGAMRSADRRGGTYRRYFPAPLGESMHPYVSAAAMIAVSDVAIAVARIGQRLRERPMPILYATLLRSESISSSWVEGLRETPRNVMVAQLQDRDPGLEGYQFERLGTAHTILGNLDSVRRGVRSLRAPWTHESIHEIHRTIAPHVHDGAYRGVDVQIGGTSKVTASYVAPPPGRVTPLMADLLDYANESGDNPLVKAAILHAQFETVHPYEDGNGRTGRVLVHGYLARAGLLDEGVLPLSVVLRRDPDEYVRQLTAFRHGDPAARGDAVSGFVTYFAEALARSCEEAESVIAAAADVEADWAQRTARFRSDSRVHAAVRVLVEQPVVTARYLETALTTSKVTARKVVDSLVQVGILEPSGGRFRRAEVYQASALLRMMDRLIPGVQPTPLPRMVR from the coding sequence ATGCCCCCGGACGGCGACGGAACGCTCTGGCAGCGCGAGTACCAGGCGGGCGACCTCGGGGCGATGCGCTCCGCCGACAGGCGCGGGGGCACCTACCGGCGCTACTTCCCCGCACCCCTGGGGGAGTCGATGCACCCCTACGTCAGCGCGGCGGCGATGATCGCCGTCTCCGACGTCGCGATCGCCGTCGCACGCATCGGGCAACGCCTGCGCGAACGGCCCATGCCGATCCTCTACGCGACCCTCCTGCGCAGCGAGTCGATCTCGTCGTCCTGGGTGGAGGGGTTGCGTGAGACGCCACGCAACGTGATGGTCGCCCAGCTTCAGGATCGCGACCCCGGGCTCGAGGGCTACCAGTTCGAGCGGCTCGGCACCGCGCACACCATCCTGGGCAACCTCGACTCGGTGCGCCGTGGCGTCCGGTCCCTGCGCGCGCCGTGGACGCACGAGTCGATCCACGAGATCCACCGCACGATCGCCCCGCACGTGCATGACGGCGCCTACCGCGGGGTCGACGTGCAGATCGGCGGCACGTCCAAGGTGACGGCGTCCTACGTGGCACCGCCTCCCGGGCGCGTCACCCCGCTCATGGCCGACCTGCTCGACTACGCCAACGAGTCGGGCGACAACCCGCTCGTCAAGGCCGCGATCCTGCACGCCCAGTTCGAGACCGTCCACCCCTACGAGGACGGGAACGGCCGCACCGGGCGCGTGCTCGTGCACGGCTACCTCGCGCGGGCCGGCCTCCTGGACGAGGGCGTGCTGCCGCTGTCCGTCGTGCTGCGCCGCGACCCCGACGAGTACGTGCGACAGCTCACCGCGTTCCGCCACGGCGATCCCGCGGCGCGCGGCGATGCCGTGAGCGGCTTCGTGACGTACTTCGCCGAGGCGCTCGCGCGTTCCTGCGAGGAGGCCGAGTCGGTCATCGCCGCGGCCGCCGACGTCGAGGCCGACTGGGCGCAGCGCACGGCACGGTTCCGTTCCGACTCCCGCGTCCATGCCGCCGTCCGGGTCCTGGTCGAACAGCCGGTGGTGACCGCCCGGTACCTCGAGACGGCGCTGACGACGTCGAAGGTCACCGCGCGCAAGGTCGTCGACTCGCTCGTGCAGGTCGGCATCCTCGAACCGTCGGGTGGGCGGTTCCGCCGAGCGGAGGTCTACCAGGCGTCGGCGCTGCTGCGGATGATGGACCGGCTCATCCCGGGGGTCCAGCCGACGCCGCTGCCCCGGATGGTGCGCTAG
- a CDS encoding ABC transporter ATP-binding protein, giving the protein MSATNNEAAEDTLDRAAARAVRARSLGLLGDLLRPHGRRLAWSAVLVVASTLGQVAGPALVAATIDHALPALDDGRSGPLVSYGVLMVVAAVAAGLANGAYVRAAAVISQAVLLELRRRVFRQTQRLSLEFHESYTSGRIISRQTSDLEALRELLDGGLTGVVSSVLTMVFTAVGLALVDWRSGAVLLVAMVPAWLLTRWFQKRSQVFYRRQRTASARLIVKFVETMTGMRAVQAFRREATTEREYGRYAEDYREANLDTFSLNGRYQPGLVLIGNLTVVAALGYGGWRALNGDLPVGVLVAALLYVKRFFQPIQQVGMFYNSFQSASAALEKLSGLLAEEPTVVEPVSPTPLPDARGDVRLDHVTFRYGSGPVVLPSLDLHIPAGQTVALVGTTGAGKSTLAKLVTRFYDATAGSVLLDDVDVRDLATPDLRRAVVMVTQEAYLFSGSVRDNIALGRPGAAQADIEAAARAVGAHDFIVAMPEGYDTDVNKRGGRVSAGQRQLLSFARAFLANPAVLVLDEATSSLDIPGERLVQRGLKTLLAGRTAIIIAHRLSTVAIADRVLVMEHGRVVEDGTPAELVAADGRYARLHAAWRDSLV; this is encoded by the coding sequence GTGAGCGCCACGAACAACGAGGCCGCAGAGGACACGCTGGACCGCGCCGCGGCACGAGCGGTGCGCGCCCGGTCGCTGGGGCTGCTCGGCGACCTGCTGCGCCCCCACGGGCGGCGGCTGGCCTGGTCGGCGGTGCTCGTCGTCGCGTCCACGCTCGGCCAGGTCGCCGGGCCGGCCCTCGTCGCGGCGACCATCGACCACGCCCTGCCCGCGCTCGACGACGGCCGCTCCGGGCCGCTGGTCAGCTACGGCGTGCTCATGGTGGTCGCCGCGGTCGCGGCCGGTCTCGCCAACGGGGCGTATGTGCGGGCCGCCGCCGTGATCTCCCAGGCCGTGCTGCTGGAGCTGCGCCGGCGCGTGTTCCGCCAGACGCAGAGGCTGAGCCTGGAGTTCCACGAGTCGTACACCTCGGGGCGCATCATCTCCCGGCAGACGTCGGACCTGGAGGCGCTGCGCGAGCTGCTCGACGGCGGCCTGACCGGCGTCGTCTCCTCGGTGCTGACCATGGTGTTCACCGCCGTGGGCCTCGCCCTGGTGGACTGGCGCTCGGGCGCCGTGCTGCTCGTCGCGATGGTGCCCGCGTGGCTGCTGACCCGCTGGTTCCAGAAGCGTTCGCAGGTGTTCTACCGCCGGCAGCGCACCGCCTCCGCGCGCCTCATCGTCAAGTTCGTCGAGACGATGACGGGCATGCGCGCCGTCCAGGCGTTCCGCCGCGAGGCCACGACCGAGCGCGAGTACGGGCGCTACGCCGAGGACTACCGGGAGGCCAACCTGGACACGTTCTCCCTCAACGGCCGCTACCAGCCCGGTCTGGTGCTCATCGGCAACCTCACCGTCGTCGCGGCGCTCGGCTACGGCGGGTGGCGGGCGCTGAACGGCGACCTGCCCGTCGGGGTGCTCGTCGCCGCCCTGCTGTACGTCAAGCGGTTCTTCCAGCCCATCCAGCAGGTCGGCATGTTCTACAACTCCTTCCAGTCGGCCTCGGCCGCCCTGGAGAAGCTCTCCGGCCTGCTCGCCGAGGAACCCACCGTGGTCGAGCCCGTCAGCCCGACGCCGCTGCCCGATGCCCGCGGCGACGTCCGCCTCGACCACGTCACGTTCCGTTACGGCAGCGGGCCCGTCGTGCTGCCCAGCCTGGACCTGCACATCCCCGCGGGGCAGACGGTGGCCCTCGTCGGTACCACCGGGGCCGGCAAGTCCACCCTCGCCAAGCTCGTCACGCGCTTCTACGACGCCACGGCGGGCAGCGTCCTGCTCGACGACGTCGACGTGCGCGACCTGGCCACCCCCGACCTGCGGCGCGCGGTCGTCATGGTGACCCAGGAGGCGTACCTCTTCAGCGGGTCCGTGCGCGACAACATCGCTCTCGGCCGGCCCGGCGCCGCCCAGGCCGACATCGAGGCGGCCGCGCGCGCCGTCGGTGCCCACGACTTCATCGTCGCGATGCCCGAGGGCTACGACACCGACGTCAACAAGCGCGGAGGACGCGTCTCTGCGGGGCAGCGCCAGCTCCTGTCGTTCGCCCGGGCGTTCCTCGCCAACCCCGCCGTCCTGGTGCTCGACGAAGCGACCTCGTCGCTCGACATCCCGGGCGAGCGGCTCGTGCAGCGTGGCCTGAAGACGCTGCTGGCGGGGCGCACCGCGATCATCATCGCCCACCGCCTGTCGACCGTCGCGATCGCCGACCGCGTCCTGGTCATGGAGCACGGCCGCGTCGTCGAGGACGGCACGCCGGCCGAGCTGGTCGCGGCGGACGGCCGCTACGCCAGGCTCCACGCGGCGTGGCGCGACTCCCTCGTGTAG
- a CDS encoding ABC transporter ATP-binding protein, with product MPTNTGATAPAPARPGTPAAGATPSALAALRRLKPFVRPALPRLVAGMLSALGASLAALAIPRVLQRLVDGPLAASTRTHDTTALWAAIAAVLALGLAEAGLILVRRNLVMLPGTRVEADMRMALFRHLQDLPIAFHDRWAGGQLLSRSMSDLGLLRRWLVFGLLQLVVSCATVVVGVTLLVTTTGWLGLVYLAGAIPVTVITYRFSRRYRVIARRSQDQSGDLATTVEESVHGIRVLKAFGRGRDALASFTGQAERLRTTELAKARAQASVNVALTLIPELTLAACLVLGTLQAHHGTITIGALTAFFATAAVINGPVVDLGMTLSMTLNARTAVDRYFDVLTTTNPLTDPDHPTEPGQPRGHVRLRDVTFRYDDATTPVLHHVDLDLPAGTTTALVGLTGSGKSTLAMLIPRLYDVTGGTVEIDGTDVRHLRRADVRRTVAVAFEDPTLFSATVRENVLLGVDDTLPDTTKNERLTEALDVAQAHFATRLPHGVETRIGEEGLSLSGGQRQRLALARAIAAHPHVLVLDDPLSALDVTTEEAVTTRLRQTLTHTTTLVIAHRPSTVALADRVAVLQDGRITAVGTHSQLLAADPHYRYVISSLEDDAARHGVGTLPEPDLGPGLAGEAETDLHDDEATGARL from the coding sequence ATGCCCACCAACACCGGCGCGACCGCGCCCGCCCCGGCACGCCCCGGCACGCCCGCCGCAGGCGCCACCCCCTCGGCCCTCGCCGCCCTGCGCCGGCTCAAGCCGTTCGTGCGCCCCGCCCTGCCACGACTCGTCGCCGGCATGCTCTCCGCACTCGGCGCCTCGCTCGCCGCCCTCGCCATCCCGCGCGTGCTCCAACGACTCGTCGACGGCCCGCTCGCCGCGAGCACACGCACCCACGACACCACAGCACTCTGGGCAGCGATCGCAGCCGTCCTCGCCCTCGGCCTCGCCGAGGCAGGACTCATCCTCGTACGACGCAACCTCGTCATGCTGCCCGGCACCCGCGTCGAAGCCGACATGCGCATGGCCCTGTTCCGCCACCTGCAAGACCTGCCCATCGCCTTCCACGACCGCTGGGCAGGCGGCCAGCTGCTCTCCCGCTCCATGTCCGACCTCGGGCTGCTGCGCCGCTGGCTCGTCTTCGGCCTCCTCCAGCTCGTCGTCTCCTGCGCCACCGTCGTCGTCGGCGTCACCCTGCTCGTCACCACCACCGGATGGCTCGGACTCGTCTACCTCGCCGGAGCCATCCCCGTCACCGTCATCACCTACCGCTTCTCACGCCGCTACCGCGTCATCGCCCGCCGCTCCCAGGACCAGTCCGGCGACCTCGCCACCACCGTCGAAGAGTCCGTCCACGGCATCCGCGTCCTCAAAGCCTTCGGCCGCGGCCGCGACGCCCTCGCCTCGTTCACCGGACAGGCCGAACGCCTCCGCACCACCGAGCTCGCCAAAGCCCGCGCCCAGGCCTCCGTCAACGTCGCCCTCACCCTCATCCCCGAGCTCACCCTCGCCGCCTGCCTCGTCCTCGGAACCCTCCAAGCCCACCACGGCACCATCACCATCGGCGCCCTCACCGCGTTCTTCGCCACCGCCGCCGTCATCAACGGCCCCGTCGTCGACCTCGGCATGACCCTGTCCATGACCCTCAACGCCCGCACCGCCGTCGACAGATACTTCGACGTCCTCACCACCACCAACCCGCTCACCGACCCCGACCACCCCACCGAACCCGGGCAACCCCGCGGCCACGTCCGCCTGCGCGACGTCACCTTCCGCTACGACGACGCCACCACCCCCGTCCTGCACCACGTCGACCTCGACCTGCCCGCCGGCACCACCACCGCCCTCGTCGGCCTCACCGGCTCCGGCAAGTCCACCCTCGCCATGCTCATCCCACGCCTCTACGACGTCACCGGCGGCACCGTCGAGATCGACGGCACCGACGTGCGACACCTCCGCCGCGCCGACGTCCGCCGCACCGTCGCCGTCGCCTTCGAAGACCCCACCCTCTTCTCCGCCACCGTCCGCGAGAACGTCCTCCTCGGCGTCGACGACACCCTCCCCGACACCACCAAGAACGAACGCCTCACCGAAGCACTCGACGTCGCCCAAGCACACTTCGCCACCCGCCTGCCCCACGGCGTCGAAACCCGCATCGGCGAAGAAGGCCTGTCCCTGTCCGGCGGACAACGCCAACGCCTCGCCCTCGCCCGCGCCATCGCCGCCCACCCCCACGTCCTCGTGCTCGACGACCCCCTCTCCGCACTCGACGTCACCACCGAAGAAGCCGTCACCACCCGCCTACGGCAAACCCTCACCCACACCACCACCCTCGTCATCGCCCACCGGCCGTCCACGGTGGCGCTCGCGGACCGTGTCGCGGTGCTGCAGGACGGGCGGATCACCGCCGTCGGCACGCACTCGCAGCTCCTGGCCGCCGACCCGCACTACCGGTACGTCATCTCCAGCCTGGAGGACGACGCCGCCCGGCACGGCGTCGGCACGCTCCCGGAGCCGGACCTCGGGCCGGGCCTGGCGGGCGAGGCAGAGACGGACCTGCACGACGACGAGGCGACGGGAGCGCGGCTGTGA
- a CDS encoding acylphosphatase: MTERRRTQVRVSGRVQGVGFRWWTCDAARAAGLAGWVRNLPGGDVEAEIEGDADDVARLLVALRSGPPLAHVTAIHVQDMPALGEDGFRIAR, from the coding sequence ATGACGGAGCGAAGGCGCACGCAGGTGCGGGTCAGCGGGCGGGTGCAGGGAGTCGGCTTCCGCTGGTGGACGTGCGACGCCGCCCGCGCCGCCGGGCTCGCCGGCTGGGTGCGCAACCTGCCGGGCGGCGACGTCGAGGCCGAGATCGAGGGAGACGCCGACGACGTCGCGCGCCTGCTGGTCGCGTTGCGCTCAGGTCCGCCGCTCGCGCACGTCACCGCCATCCACGTGCAGGACATGCCGGCGCTGGGCGAGGACGGGTTCCGGATCGCCCGGTGA